The genomic window CCAAGGTTCCCTTCACAGACCTATTGGATGCTGCTAAGTGTGTGGTGAAGGCTCTGTTCATCAGAGAGAAGTACATGGCTCTGTCCATGCAGAGCTTTTGCAGGACCACTGCTCGGTACTTGACGGAGCTTGGGGACAGGCCTCTGGACCCCAATGCATACCAGGAAATGCCTGAAACCTCCGTAACTGCAGgcaagttgtttgttttttttttttttaaatgtgcataaatatgtataatgtGAGAAAGTGACATGCTGTTATCCTATGTATTGAATATTTTCTACAGAGGCCCCAGTCCACCCAAAGACACACCCCTATGAGGGCTTAGACCCAACCAGCATGCCACCAGACATGGGCTACAGCTGCAAGATGATAGACGGTGTTGTGCATGTGTTTACTCATAAGACCAATATGGAAAAGTGAgaatatttttattgtcattttcatTGAAATGTCAGTCATCCCAGTGTACAACCCAGAAACATGGGGCTAATGCAATATGCCAACTGTTAGAATGTCCTTGCATCTTGAGTAGTATTAATTGCTTCCAAAGAGCACTCCATAGTTATTATATATGCTATTTAAAATCCTTATCATCTTCCATCAGAACTACAGAGCTGGATCTACCCTACCCTGATTTGCAAGAATATATAGCTGACATGAATGTCATGATGGCCCTCATCATTAACGGACCAGTGTAAGTGATGCTCAGTCCTTGAATTCAATCCCCGGTCAAGGTGCATATTGTTGTACTGAAGGTGTAATACTGATTAATTGCCATACAAAAAAACCTCAATATTAAATGTATCAGTTGTTGTTTAGTGTCCTAAGTGTGTTGTTTTCTAATACAATGTATTAGGTTAACAATAGTAGTATAATATAGGACATGGACCATTTGTTGCTCTGTAACTTCAGTGTAGTTTTGAGGAGTATTTAATTCCTGGCTGTTGGGCGTGTCAACAGAAAATCATTTTGCTATCGGAGGCTGCAGTACCTGAGCTCCAAGTTTCAGATGCACATCCTCTTGAATGAAATGAAGGAGTTAGCAGCTCAGAAGAAAGTCCCTCATCGGGATTTTTACAACATACGCAAGGTAAACTTCTGGATCTCTgagtctgaaaaaaaatgtactgcTTGCCTATAAActagttaaaataaaacagcaccaatatgtttatttaaacacattttagacactatattaatactattattatcatGCCTCCTATCTTTTCTCTCTTGTTTCAGGTGGACACACATATCCACGCTTCTTCCTGCATGAATCAGAAGCACCTTCTACGCTTCATTAAGAGGGCCATGAAGAAGTACCCTAAGGAGATTGTACATGTGGAGAAAGGCCGGGAACAGACACTTATGGAGGTCTTTGAGAGTATGAATCTGACAGCTTTCGACCTCAGTGTGGACACACTAGACATGCATGCGGTAAGAAAGTCTGTTTTCAGGCATGCTGAAAAGCAGGATGTAATAGCCTACATAACATGTCTGCCTCAGTAAGGATTAGACCATTATATCAcagctgttgattcattttcttcttcctgttgACTCAGGATCGAAACACTTTCCATCGCTTTGACAAATTCAACTCCAAGTACAACCCAATCGGAGAGTCCATCCTCCGGGAGATCTTTATTAAAACAGACAACCATATTGAAGGGAAATATTTTGGACACATTATCAAGGTATCTTTTGCAGAATTACAGTGCAGcctacactcctgggcaaaaaaaaaagggccaaACCCAAATGGGCAAaaatattaatctttttttttattattaaacttaacagcaaataattggtcagaaaattagcaagaattaaacaaatgcactcctgagaccaactgtgccaccatttgctcgtttaattttgctgcagtgaactgtttggaGGAAAAGCTAAAAATAGTTCAGATTCACTTAGATAGTCTTCTATGAGGGACTTCTACGGAAAAGTAAAATCacgataatgattaaaatgtttgatgcaaaattcaaactaacacatgtctgggtgtacaaaattcaattaaagtaaaaaattaaataaaataaaataataaaaagctgtcTGCAAGTTTACCACAAGACttgaacatttaaagaaatcaaagggaaaatCTATCCTATActaagttactttatctatttgtttaatacTTGCTAATTTCcagaccaatgatttgttgttaagctTAATATACCATTAAAATCTTAATAATGTGCCATTTTGGACTTGGTCccttttttttgcccaggagtgtataagtaacacatttttgttattttgactcTGTGTTTAAGCACATAAATTTCAAAACAATCACCCACTCTAAGGTATAGTTTAAATTAACTTAAGATCATCTAAATTTAGGGGTGATTTACGTCTATGTCGGGTGAACCATCAAGCAGGATTTGGGGCCAAGGATAGTATTATGGAGTTAGTAACTAAAGTACATGTTCTAAATGTAACAGTTTTGTTTAAGATCGTGTTAAGTCTGTTACTTATGGTTCCCTAAAATGGAGGAAAACTgggaattaaaattttttgaggtATGATTCCTGTGTGATTCAACCAGTTAACGCTGAGGGTTTCTAATAAAGTGTCATCAGACAAAAAAACTCACTTTCTCATTGTTTCTCCATTTGCTCACACTTGGTCTGattgatatttaattaaaaaatatatattttgctgCCTTGCAGCTTGTATCAAATATTTGCTCATTCCCTGCTTTGCATTTCAGGAGGTGATGGAGGATCTTGAGGAAAGTAAATATCAGAACGTCGAGCTGCGTCTCTCCATCTATGGTCGTTCCAGGGATGAGTGGGATAAACTGGCACTGTGGGCCGTCAAGCACAGAGTCTACTCTGACAACGTGCGCTGGCTGGTCCAAGTGCCTCGTCTGTTGTGAGTGGTGATGTCTATCTTCATGTGTCCATCACTTTAAGTGACATTTTACTATTAGTAGTTCAAGATATACAGCAAAATATTTTTGAACTTTGGTgctattttttagtacaaatgtGGAAATAACCTGTTAATATGGAATTGTCTCCTTTGCAGTGATGTCTATCACACTAAGAAGCAGCTGAGTAATTTCCAGGAGATGTTGGAGAACATCTTCATGCCTCTGTTTGAAGTCACCATCCAACCAAGTAGCCACCCAGAGCTGCATGTCTTCCTGCAACATGTGAGTATTTAGCTGACAGTATTAAAGGCATTAGAGGTCTGTGTAAAACAGGTCAACTCAGAGTAATGTGCTTTGGTTTATTTTACAAAGCATTGCATCAGTGTTAGGTAACAAGATGCTGCTATCTCCACCAGGTGCTTGGGTTTGATAGCGTGGATGATGAGTCCAAACCAGAGCACCACATCTTTAACCTGGACAGTCCACTACCTGCCAGCTGGATAGAGGAAGATAATCCACCTTATTCGTACTATCTCTATTACACGTTCGTCAATATGACTGTGCTAAACCACCTGCGGAGGTATTTCTCATACAATGTTTGTTAATAGAGGTATTTATAGATGTTTGAGCGTCTCCATGCACATCATTGTCTCAATAAGTTCACTTGACATGATGAGACACAATATATTTTGGGATGTTGCAATTGattctaattacattttttagtaataCTGGTTACCACAATAAATCTCTTATACAGTTAAGGAATAATACTTGGTCTTGCTCTCAAGAGAACTTACTCCTGCATTACTAGAATGTCTTTAACGAACAGCATTGATCAGTGGGATCATTAGGTTTACTATAAGCCagggaacaaaacaaaacaagataaTTTACCAGTCACTTTCTTGGGTAATGATCAAAAACGTATGTCCTATATTTATGAGGTTCTGGTAGTactgtaatatatacagtgccctccattaatattggcacccttggtaaatatgagcaaagaaggctgtgaaaatttgtctttattttttaaccttttgttccagaaattcacaaaaatactctgctctcatggatatcaaacaattataaacaaaacacaggtttatcaaaaaaaatctttgttaaatgtagttgtgcaacaattattggcacgccTATGAATCCAtctaagaaaaatatatttgaagtatatacccactgatattttacatttttttagtacaactgGGTAACTAtgaacaggaagttgttcaaccatgacttcctgtttcccaggggtttaaatatgaggtaacacataggccaaattcacccttagtcattcataacaatgggaaaGACCCAGgaataaagctgtgatgtgcggtaaAAGGTtcttgagcttcacaaaatgtgaagtggcaataagaaaatagcagaagcattgaaaatgcccatttccaccattagggcaataattaagaagttccagtaaactggaaatgttatgaatcaacctggaattggatgtgtgtctatatcgtctcaacgtactgtgaagaggatggttcgagtggccaaaaaatctccaaggatcacaactGGAGAACTGCacaagttagttgcatcttgggatcagaaagtctccaaaattacaatccgaagtcaccgaTGtcatcacaagttgtttggaagggtttcaagataTAAGCCTCTAccttcatccaaaaacaaactcaagcgtcttcagtttgccagacactactggaacttcaaatgggattgggttttATGGTTAGAAGAaatcaaaatagagctttttggcaataaacaccagaggtggttttggcacacacagagaggtagccatatggaaaagtacctcatgcccacggttaaatatggtggtggctctttaatgttttgggtctatttttctgccagaggacctggacattttgttaggatacatggcatcatggactctatcaaatatcaacagatattaaatgaaaacctgactgcctctgccggaaagcttaaaatgggctgtggttggatcttccagcaggacaatgatccaaaacacacatcaaaaccaacacaaaaatggtttactgaccacaaaatcaaggtcctgccatagccatcccagtcccctgacttgaaacccatagaaaacctgtggagtgaactgaaaaGGAGGGTCCACAAAATTTAGTACAAATTTtgttatagatgtttattttatgacttatgtattcagtacaaaaacattttatatttccaaagattacttttccaacaaaaaaaaattatgtaacaGAAAAGTTTGCatatcagtaaagaaagcaacatattacatAACAGACACACTTTTTAGATTAAGACATAATGATGGTTTTACATGCaaatacccccccccaaaaactaGCACATGTGAAAGTTATTGTCTCTAGAGGAACTCTGGTAcattctccaagatgctcaaGAAAACTtgccagctaatttccttataaaacaacacaaattgtacctgagagCTGAGGCAATTGCTAATTctttgtatgtactgtatgtatgtgtacctGAATGTTTCTTTATATAGAAGTTCAATTAATATACAATATCTCTTATACCATAATTCTTGTACAATAGCACGTATACTGTAGATATAAATGTTAGTGAGATTATGACTTCTTAAAGAGTATACATGAACACAGTATTATTTCCTACAGGAGCAGGAACTTCAATACATTTGTGCTGAGGCCACACTGTGGTGAAGCAGGACCAATTCACCACTTGGTGTCTGGCTTCATGCTCTCAGAGAACATCTCCCATGGCCTGCTCCTCAGGAAGGTAAAACAGGGCTTTACCAGAATGTTTCAAGAATTTTCTCTGTGACTTACATAATCATTAGGAAGGTTTAAGAACTAATCCGTGATCATTCTGTATTGGCTCTTATCTTTCTTTCTACcatagcactgttgaattcttgatacTGATTGGTCATAAGGCAAGGCACAGATTTATAATAATGCGCTTGTTCTTCTGTgaactctttatttttaaataataatttttttgtaaaaatcctCAGTGTTTGCACTTTGTTGCAGTTTCTATGACAGGAGAGTCATAGGAAGTGTTTCTTTCcacattttttgtcttattaatttcaagagagggAAAAATAGCAGCACTTGAGAGCAAGGCTATTACAATGttaatgataacaggaactaacttgtttcactgtTGTTCCAGGGgattaaacaaaaattataaatggaaaaaacgtgtgacatgttgttcattaataaattaaaagggttagcattggcaaattgctgtgctataagaggaatgaaacactttgtgacatgctgttataggaaaaacaattacatttacatgtttctGGCTGGCatatgcccttatccagagcaaatTATTGGGCTTTATTCGTAACATAATACATAGATTATAATACACACTTTTAACATTGCTACATTGTATGAACAGTCACCTATCTTTCTCCTACATATAGTATACCTACAATATACATGTTCATTTTGTACTGCTTGGAAAATTATATTCTTGTCTACACTCAGCAGGCATCTCTATATAGCTGTGATTAATGAATAGTAGACAGTATTGcaggtgtgtttgtgcatgtgtgatgTTCCCTCCAGGCTCCTGTGCTGCAGTATCTGTATTATTTGGCTCAGATCGGCATTGCCATGTCTCCTCTCAGCAACAACAGCTTGTTCCTTAGCTACCATCGCAACCCTCTGCCTGAATATCTATCCAGAGGCCTAATGGTCTCCTTATCTACTGATGACCCTCTGCAATTTCACTTCACAAAAGTCAGTGTCTGCTCTACAAGCAACATTTTACTTAGACACCTTAATAACAAGCAACTTTGTAAACCTAAAAGAAGCATCTTCAGAATTCATTACATTTAGGTTTATTCAATTATGAGAGAGTTTCAGCTGAAAATCCAGGTTAAAACATATGTGAAGAGTCTGTGTCAGGCTATATGTTTAACTGGCAAGCACTAAAAGTTGTCTATTTATATGTGTCTTTCAGGAGCCCTTAATGGAGGAGTACAGTATAGCTGCTCAGGTGTGGAAGCTGAGTTCGTGTGATATGTGTGAGCTGGCAAGAAACAGTGTACTAATGAGTGGCTTCTCCCACAAGGTGCTGAATCACTCTGAACAcagcaaagacacacacacacacacacacacacacagacacacacacagatcatacagtatctcacaaaagtgagtacacccctcatatttttgtaaatatttgattatatcttttcatgtgacaacactgaagaaatgacactttgctacaatgtaaagtagtgagtgtacagcttgtgtaacagtgtaaatttgctgtcccctcaaaataactcaacacacagccattaatgtctaaaccgctggcaacaaaagtgagtacacccctaagtgaaaatgtccaaactgggcccaattagccatttcccctccccggtgtcatgtgacttgttagtgttacaaggtctcaggtgtgaatggggagcaggtgtgttaaatttggtgtcatcactctcacactccctcatactggtcactggaagttcaacatggcacctcatggcaaagaactctctgaggatctgaaaaaaagaattgttgctctacataaagatggcctaggctataagaagattgccaagaccctgacactgagctgcagcacaatggccaagaccatacagcggttcagagcttcacaggttgccactggagtcctcttccactcctccatgacaacatcacggagctggtggatgttagagaccttgtgctcctccaccttccgtttgaggatgcccctcagatgctcaatagggtttaggtctggagacatgcttggtcagtccatcaccttcaccctcagcttctttagcaaggcagtggtcatcttggaggtgtgtttggggtcattatcatgctggagtACATGATGGGATCATGctttgcttcagtatgtcaaagtacatgttggcattcatggttccctcaatgaactgtagctccccagtgccggcagcactcatgcagccccagaccatgacactcccaccaccatgcttgactgcaggcaagacacacttgtctttgtactcgtcacctggttgccaccacacacgcttgacaccatctgaaccaaataagtttatcttggtctcatcagaccacaggacatggttccagtaatccatgtccgtAGTCTGcgttgtcttcagcaaactgtttgcaggctttcttgtgcatcatctttagaagaggcttccctCTTCTAAAGACCAatctgatgcagtgtgcggcgtatggtctgagcactgacaggctgaccccccaccccttcaacctctgcagcaatgctggcagcacttatATGTCTATTTctcaaagacaacctctggatatgacgctgagtacgtgcactcaacttccttggtcaaccatggcgaggcctgttctgagtagaacctgtcctgttaaaccgctgtatggtcttggccattgtgctgcagctcagtgtcagggtcttggcaatcttcttatagcctaggccatctttatgtagggcaacaattctttttttcagatcctcagagagttctttgccatgaggtgccatgttgaacttccagtgaccagtatgagggagtgtgagagtgatgacaccaaatttaacacacctgctccccattcacacctgagaccttgtaacactaacaagtcacatgacaccggggaggggaaatggctaattgggcccaatttggacattttcacttaggggtgtactcacttttgttgccagtggtttagacattaatggctgtgtgttgagttattttgaggggacagcaaatttacattgttacacaagctgtacgctcactactttacattgtaggagagtgtcatttcttcagtgttgtcacatgaaaagatataatcaaatatttacaaaaatgtgaggggtgtactcacttttgtgagatactgtacatgtatgcCGTGCATTGACGATACATATGCCTACTGACTTGACTCTACTTTGTTCATCTGCCTTTTAGCCCCATTCCTTGGCCCTTTTATCATCTAGTTCTAGCAACTAGGTACGCTTTTATAGTTATAAATTTACAGACTCTAGCCAGTTTATTGCTATGCACAATGTCAAATCCCTCATGAAAGGTTAGAGGACACATATATTTGGAATAAGATATGCTATCACTTTAATGATATACCTCCAAGGTGGACCAACAGCTACTGTAGCGGTGTCTAATAAAGGTCTAATGAAGGGGGctaataaatacacacagtgtTGCTGTGTCTCATACACTGATGCTATATTATTAGCAGGAAAGATGACACTTACTAGTTTGGTAAGATATTTAGTAAAATAGTTGGAAAATCTCTGACTAGGTTTTATTATCCATCTATGTAGATATTTATGAGTcaacaattattattacatacattATGTAATTTCTGGcatctgttatatgaaaatcGTGAATTACACACAGCCAACACACattactgtgaaaaagtatttagtaCCTGAATCTGTTGATCACTGGAAAGAGATAGCAGTCTAACCTGAGTAAGACTCAAGACCAAGATCATAAAATCAGCtgatacaaatataaatacacttaaatTTTGAGCTTGAATACTGTGCAGTTTTAATTTAtcacagtttttttgttgttgttgttgttgttggaatcATTGtttgtaatataatttttttgcgAATAAGTCTAGATTTGAATGTACATCTACACTCACAGGTCACTTTATaaggaatacctgtacacctgctcatttatgcaattatccaatcagccaattatgtggcatcagcacaatgcataaaatcatgcagatacaggtcaagagcttcaggtaatgttcacatcaaacatcagaatggagaggggaaaaaacgtGATCTCTGAGACTTTAACTATAGCATGGTTTTTGGTactagatgggctggtttgagtatttcagaaactgctgatttcctgggatttctacacacaacagtctctagagtttacacaggatgGTGTGAAGCAGGCtgaaaacaccttgttgataagaaagAATAGGAAGGATATAgtcaactcaaataatcactctttacaactgtggtcagcagaaaagcatctcagaacacacaacacatcaaaccttaaCGTGGACGAGCTACAACAGCcaaagaccacatcaggttctactcctgatgcacagactcacccaaactggacaggtgaagactggaataacaccaggtgattttttttccctaatcttcaactgtccagtttggttgagtctgtgcccatgatggcttcagattcctgttcttggctgacagaagtggaacctgatgtgatcttctgctgttgtagtctatacacctcaaggtttggtgtttggtgcatgctgagatgcttttctgctcacaacGTTTGTAAAGATTGATTATAttagttactatatccttcctggcagctcgaatcaatctggccattttcctctgacatcTCTTATCAACAacgtgtttccacccacagaactgtcactcaatcaatgttttatgtttttcgcaccattctttgtaaactccagagactgttgtgtatgaaaatctCAAGAGATCagcggtttctgaaatactcaaaccagcccatctggtaccaacagccatgccacgatcaaagtcatagaggtcacactttttcttcattctgatggttgatgtgaacattacctgaagcccttgacctgtatctgcatgatttcatgcattgtactgctgccacatgattggctgattgataactgcatgaatgtgcaggtgtacagtacatgtgttcctaaagtggatggtgagtgtatgctTCATGCATTTTCATTGTATAGGTGAAGAGTAACTGGCTGGGCCCCAATTACATAAAAGAAGGCCAAGAAAGTAACGACATCCGCCGAACCAACGTTCCCGACATTCGTGTGGCGTACCGATTTGAGACGCTGTGCGAAGAGCTCAATCTGATCACACAAGCTGTGAGGAGTGAGGAACTAGAGACCATCGAGGAGGAGGCTCCATGCATGAGCACACTGCACAGTGCACAGTAGGGACAGGGCACAGTAGCCCTGAGTAGACAGTCTGAATGGGGCTGTTTGAGGAGACTGGTAGTCCGTCACATCTGAGGTGATGCTTAGAGTGTTAAACTGATGTAAAACATACTgcatcaacacacacaaaaaaaagaaaagtgaaaatTTAAACTTGTGCATGCCCTTTTGAATGTAAACTAGATTACTGAACCTGTCTTCAGTACTGCCTGCAGAAACATCATTCCTGAAAGTTATGCACCTCACACTGTCAACAGCCAGTAGTTTGCACCAATGGTCACAGCTCCCATCAGATATTACCCAAAAAATATTCCATGGCCCCAGCAAGCATGACAAACCAATGCGCTGCTATGTGTTGGTGTACttttgtggtggtgttgttgttattgttcaaGGCCTTATTTATAGCATTATCAAAACTGGCCTGGCATTTCCTGTGACACCTGACTGGGCTTCATTAGATCGTGGGCATCAAACATGGTGTATTAGGGatagttttaatggaaaatcAATGCCATGAACAATGGTTatgtgtcagagctgctattcTACACAGtatctgatcttttttttttttttttttgtcagttatATTGATCATGTTGGCTTGTACCTGGTACCTATgttatttactgttttattagtgCATTTACCCATTGGaacaatattttcttttatacaTGTGTGTACTTGAAAAATTgtactaaattatttattgcaactgaaaaaaagaagtaaactttattttcctcttctgtgttctttatataataattaatcaaGATCATTTCGGATCTTCCATTATTCAGTAGTTCTTAAAGTGATTTAAAGCATAAAAGCATACATTAcctctaaataataaatatcttactatttattttacacaaggAAACTTGAACACTTCAAAACCATGTTTTTCATTCTGTTCAAgtttctaaaaaacaaaacaaaacaggattcAGAATTCACACTTGATTTATGTAGGTATGTTTGTAATAAAGTGCTTCCAAAATCTTTTTGGAGAAGCTGAATAATCACAAGACAAACTCATTAACCAGGTGTTCAGATATTCATTATTCTGCAACTctcaaatgaatttaaatgaaaaaatatatatatttattaaaagatcATCTGACAAAACCAAGGTCTACACTTTTATCTtgcaaaattaataataacattaaaagctCTTTCAGCTGGTTGACCATGGTCTCAATTTCCATTACCTTGCACAACAAATTCTTCTTCATGCCTCAAAACAGTAATAATACTGTGTACACAAACTATCATACAgaacttcacaaaaaaaaatactctgctctcatggatatcaaacaattgcaaacaaaatacaggcttatcaaaaatatatatatttgttaaatataggtgtgcaacaattattggcaccgttttagtcaatactttgtgctacctccctttgccaagataacagttctgagtcGTCTCCtttaatgcctgatgaggttggagaatacatggcaagggatctgagaccattcctccaagcaactaacttctgcaattctccagctgtgatccttggagattttttgggccactcgaaccatcctcttcacagtgcattgagacaatatagacacatgtccaattccaggtcaaACTTCtaaattattgccctgatggtggaaatgggcattttcaatgcttttgctattttttttatagccaccttccattttgtgaagctcaacaaccttttgcataACAGTTATATTCCTTGGTCATAACCagtgttatgaatgactaaggctGCGTCCTACGCGAGTCAAAAATTCCCATAGTGCAACGGGAATGGTGCAGACGAGCTCAGAAAAACAAATCGTGGAAGACAGCACGCctgctctttttaagtattaagcCTTGGCTAAATaagacttgtttaacaatacccgaataaactgtttacttgttgaaggtttaaacaagaaaacagttgtcacagcgtttgaaaccttttttgtgctttccatcatgccttagctggccaagctaacggcaacaaatttacctcagcctgttaacactgcccactttacattactaattcagtCAACTTTCCTGATACACATTTTGCTTTAATCTGTGatgttgctttaatctggtggtccctttaagatttttgggTTCATGATGATGTCGAatatcacatgacaatgccaacatggcagatgtagcatgtccgggattgtagtcatattacacatactgattagtacgtactgtttcaacggcTGTGCAGTACGTACTGCATCGAATTCAGTACAATACGTACTGTCACTGTATGCGATTTCTAACACAGTCTTAGGGAATttagcctatgtgttacctcatatt from Ictalurus furcatus strain D&B chromosome 5, Billie_1.0, whole genome shotgun sequence includes these protein-coding regions:
- the ampd2b gene encoding AMP deaminase 2 → MRMNLRGGRHLLTFQYSLPGIPVAKHGPVDLRTSMDGKYKEIAEELLSRSLAESEMRSAPYEFPEDSPIEQLEERRQRLERQISQDVKYEPDILLRAKQDFLKTDSAADLEYLKEQSEAQLDLYPEHELIPEKEYQRVTISGEEQCGVPFTDLLDAAKCVVKALFIREKYMALSMQSFCRTTARYLTELGDRPLDPNAYQEMPETSVTAEAPVHPKTHPYEGLDPTSMPPDMGYSCKMIDGVVHVFTHKTNMEKTTELDLPYPDLQEYIADMNVMMALIINGPVKSFCYRRLQYLSSKFQMHILLNEMKELAAQKKVPHRDFYNIRKVDTHIHASSCMNQKHLLRFIKRAMKKYPKEIVHVEKGREQTLMEVFESMNLTAFDLSVDTLDMHADRNTFHRFDKFNSKYNPIGESILREIFIKTDNHIEGKYFGHIIKEVMEDLEESKYQNVELRLSIYGRSRDEWDKLALWAVKHRVYSDNVRWLVQVPRLFDVYHTKKQLSNFQEMLENIFMPLFEVTIQPSSHPELHVFLQHVLGFDSVDDESKPEHHIFNLDSPLPASWIEEDNPPYSYYLYYTFVNMTVLNHLRRSRNFNTFVLRPHCGEAGPIHHLVSGFMLSENISHGLLLRKAPVLQYLYYLAQIGIAMSPLSNNSLFLSYHRNPLPEYLSRGLMVSLSTDDPLQFHFTKEPLMEEYSIAAQVWKLSSCDMCELARNSVLMSGFSHKVKSNWLGPNYIKEGQESNDIRRTNVPDIRVAYRFETLCEELNLITQAVRSEELETIEEEAPCMSTLHSAQ